One window from the genome of Leucoraja erinacea ecotype New England chromosome 16, Leri_hhj_1, whole genome shotgun sequence encodes:
- the ogna gene encoding osteoglycin, paralog a isoform X1 yields the protein MNTVYPILFVIIFVQLAFTAPANKEDDYYVYGMEVDSLGPEFLSEYGDEPQEFKQAQKLKEVFISRRDDTDTNHEVQVSRVIRSPTMAPDADNSPADLPTCLLCVCLTGSVYCDETEIEEIPILPKETSYIYARFNAIKKITVKNFADFPTLKRIDLSGNQITEIEDKAFSQLPELEHLTLSENNLIRLPALPPKLETLSAQYNRIKSNGIKRNAFKNLSNLRNLYLGYNRLDKVPANLPQSLHILHLQHNNISSITDNTFCKPMDASYIRRQLTEIRLEENPINLAEYPNGYICLPRLPIGRPYFGRPYFGRVH from the exons ATGAATACTGTGTATCCTATACTTTTTGTGATTATTTTTGTACAATTAGCATTCACAGCACCAGCTAATAAGGAAGATGATTATTATGTGTATGGTATGGAAGTGGATTCTCTTGGTCCAGAATTTCTTTCTGAATATGGAGATGAGCCACAAGAATTTAAGCAAGCACAG AAGCTAAAAGAAGTGTTCATCTCAAGGCGTGATGATACAGACACAAATCATGAAGTGCAAGTTTCACGTGTTATCAGGTCTCCAACAATGGCGCCAGACGCAGATAATTCGCCTGCTG ACTTGCCAACTTGCCTTCTGTGTGTTTGCCTAACTGGTTCTGTATATTGTGATGAGACTGAAATAGAAGAAATCCCAATTTTGCCAAAGGAAACATCATATATCTATGCACGATTCAACGCTATCAAAAAAATCACTGTAAAAAATTTCGCTGATTTCC CAACTTTGAAAAGGATCGACCTAAGTGGCAACCAAATTACTGAAATAGAAGATAAGGCCTTCTCACAACTTCCAGAACTGGAGCATTTGACACTTTCTGAAAACAACCTGATCCGTTTGCCTGCTTTACCACCAAAACTTGAAACACTGAGCGCACAATACAACCGCATCAAAAGCAATGGAATAAAACGCAATGCTTTTAAG AACTTGTCAAATCTGCGGAATCTTTATCTGGGATATAATCGACTGGACAAAGTACCTGCTAATTTGCCTCAGAGCCTTCATATACTTCACTTACAG caCAACAATATATCTTCTATTACGGATAATACGTTTTGTAAACCCATGGATGCCAGTTATATTCGAAGACAACTGACTGAGATACGGCTTGAAGAAAATCCTATCAATTTGGCAGAATACCCCAATGGTTACATTTGTTTGCCAAGACTGCCTATTGGGAGGCCATATTTTGGGAGGCCATATTTTGGGAGAGTACATTAA
- the ogna gene encoding osteoglycin, paralog a isoform X2: protein MNTVYPILFVIIFVQLAFTAPANKEDDYYVYGMEVDSLGPEFLSEYGDEPQEFKQAQLKEVFISRRDDTDTNHEVQVSRVIRSPTMAPDADNSPADLPTCLLCVCLTGSVYCDETEIEEIPILPKETSYIYARFNAIKKITVKNFADFPTLKRIDLSGNQITEIEDKAFSQLPELEHLTLSENNLIRLPALPPKLETLSAQYNRIKSNGIKRNAFKNLSNLRNLYLGYNRLDKVPANLPQSLHILHLQHNNISSITDNTFCKPMDASYIRRQLTEIRLEENPINLAEYPNGYICLPRLPIGRPYFGRPYFGRVH, encoded by the exons ATGAATACTGTGTATCCTATACTTTTTGTGATTATTTTTGTACAATTAGCATTCACAGCACCAGCTAATAAGGAAGATGATTATTATGTGTATGGTATGGAAGTGGATTCTCTTGGTCCAGAATTTCTTTCTGAATATGGAGATGAGCCACAAGAATTTAAGCAAGCACAG CTAAAAGAAGTGTTCATCTCAAGGCGTGATGATACAGACACAAATCATGAAGTGCAAGTTTCACGTGTTATCAGGTCTCCAACAATGGCGCCAGACGCAGATAATTCGCCTGCTG ACTTGCCAACTTGCCTTCTGTGTGTTTGCCTAACTGGTTCTGTATATTGTGATGAGACTGAAATAGAAGAAATCCCAATTTTGCCAAAGGAAACATCATATATCTATGCACGATTCAACGCTATCAAAAAAATCACTGTAAAAAATTTCGCTGATTTCC CAACTTTGAAAAGGATCGACCTAAGTGGCAACCAAATTACTGAAATAGAAGATAAGGCCTTCTCACAACTTCCAGAACTGGAGCATTTGACACTTTCTGAAAACAACCTGATCCGTTTGCCTGCTTTACCACCAAAACTTGAAACACTGAGCGCACAATACAACCGCATCAAAAGCAATGGAATAAAACGCAATGCTTTTAAG AACTTGTCAAATCTGCGGAATCTTTATCTGGGATATAATCGACTGGACAAAGTACCTGCTAATTTGCCTCAGAGCCTTCATATACTTCACTTACAG caCAACAATATATCTTCTATTACGGATAATACGTTTTGTAAACCCATGGATGCCAGTTATATTCGAAGACAACTGACTGAGATACGGCTTGAAGAAAATCCTATCAATTTGGCAGAATACCCCAATGGTTACATTTGTTTGCCAAGACTGCCTATTGGGAGGCCATATTTTGGGAGGCCATATTTTGGGAGAGTACATTAA